One segment of Solanum lycopersicum chromosome 1, SLM_r2.1 DNA contains the following:
- the LOC101265372 gene encoding phosphoribosylamine--glycine ligase produces MACMSLNIGAASALKFVSNSQNHPVKLFSAKEQRCSNFSSSNWGCFSLRVRRSSCLRFDTQKSFAVFNSLPVDNSNPKESVVVLVIGGGGREHALCHALRRSPSCDAIFCAPGNAGISSSGDATCISDLDVLDSSAVIAFCRKWGVGLVVVGPEAPLVAGLANDLVKEGIPTFGPSSEAAALEGSKNFMKSLCDKYGIPTAKYQAFTDPSAAKEYIKQEGAPIVVKADGLAAGKGVIVAMTLEQAYEAVDSMLVDNVFGSAGSRVIVEEYLEGEEASFFALVDGEHAIPLESAQDHKRVGDGDTGPNTGGMGAYSPAPVLTKELQSMVMESIIFPTVKGMAEEGCKFVGVLYAGLMIEKKSGLPKLIEYNVRFGDPECQVLMVRLESDLVEILLAACHGKLHGMSLDWSPGSAMVVVMASNGYPGNYQKGTIIHKLEEAEQVAPSVKVFHAGTAFDADGNFIATGGRVLGVTAKGKDLEEARDRAYQAVEQINWACGFYRRDIGWRALPQKQYS; encoded by the exons ATGGCATGTATGTCACTCAATATAGGAGCTGCTTCTGCTTTGAAGTTTGTAAGCAATTCCCAAAATCATCCAGTAAAGCTGTTCTCGGCTAAAGAACAACGTTGTTCCAACTTCAGTTCCAGCAATTGGGGTTGTTTCAGTCTTCGAGTTCGTCGGAGTTCTTGCCTTCGTTTTGATACACAAAAATCTTTCGCCGTTTTCAACAGCCTTCCAGTGGATAATAGCAACCCCA AGGAAAGTGTGGTTGTCTTGGTAATTGGAGGAGGTGGGAGAGAGCATGCGCTTTGTCATGCTTTGAGGCGATCCCCTTCTTGTGACGCTATTTTCTGTGCACCGGGTAATGCTGGAATTTCCAGCTCAGGTGATGCGACTTGTATATCAGACCTTGATGTTTTAGATAGTTCAGCTGTGATTGCTTTCTGTCGTAAATGGGGAGTTGGACTGGTTGTGGTTGGACCAGAGGCTCCGCTTGTTGCAGGCCTTGCTAATGaccttgtcaaggaaggaattCCTACCTTTGGCCCCTCATCAGAAGCAGCTGCTTTAGAAGGTTCTAAGAACTTCATGAAGAGCTTATGTGATAAATATGGAATTCCAACTGCAAAG TATCAAGCATTTACAGACCCATCCGCTGCAAAAGAGTACATCAAACAGGAAGGTGCCCCAATTGTTGTTAAAGCGGATGGATTGGCTGCTGGTAAAGGAGTGATTGTTGCCATGACATTAGAGCAAGCATATGAGGCTGTTGATTCTATGCTTGTAGACAATGTTTTTGGTTCTGCTGGCTCTCGAGTCATTGTAGAGGAATATTTGGAAGGAGAGGAAGCATCATTTTTTGCTCTAGTAGATGGTGAGCATGCCATACCTCTGGAATCTGCTCAAGACCACAAACGAGTTGGAGATGGAGATACAGGACCAAATACTGGTGGGATGGGGGCATATTCTCCAGCTCCTGTCTTGACAAAGGAACTGCAATCAATGGTCATGGAGTCTATCATTTTCCCTACAGTGAAGGGAATGGCCGAAGAAGGCTGCAAGTTTGTTGGGGTTCTGTATGCTGGGCTCATGATCGAGAAGAAATCTGGTTTGCCGAAGTTAATTGAGTACAATGTACGCTTTGGAGATCCAGAATGTCAG GTATTGATGGTCCGGTTAGAGTCTGATTTGGTCGAAATTTTGCTGGCAGCTTGCCATGGGAAGCTACATGGGATGTCTTTGGACTGGTCCCCTGGATCAGCCATGGTGGTTGTAATGGCAAGTAATGGCTATCCTGGCAACTACCAGAAAGGAACAATCATCCATAAGCTTGAGGAAGCAGAGCAAGTTGCTCCTTCAGTCAAAGTATTCCATGCTGGAACTGCTTTTGATGCAGATGGAAATTTCATTGCTACTGGGGGACGTGTTCTTGGAGTCACAGCAAAAGGAAAGGATCTTGAAGAGGCTCGGGATAGAGCTTATCAAGCCGTTGAACAAATTAATTGGGCCTGTGGTTTTTATAGACGGGATATTGGTTGGAGAGCACTGCCTCAAAAACAATATTCTTAA
- the LOC101265681 gene encoding stromal 70 kDa heat shock-related protein, chloroplastic, whose product MASSTAQIHALGATYFANSSSSTRKPLKSVFLGQKLNNRTLAFGLKQKKSRGNNGGYAPMRVVAEKVVGIDLGTTNSAVAAMEGGKPTIVTNAEGQRTTPSVVAYTKSGDRLVGQIAKRQAVVNPENTFFSVKRFIGRKMNEVDEESKQVSYNVIRDENGNVKLDCPAIGKSFAAEEISAQVLRKLVDDASKFLNDKVSKAVVTVPAYFNDSQRTATKDAGRIAGLEVLRIINEPTAASLAYGFEKKSNETILVFDLGGGTFDVSVLEVGDGVFEVLSTSGDTHLGGDDFDKRIVDWLAASFKRDEGIDLLKDKQALQRLTETAEKAKMELSSLTQTNISLPFITATADGPKHIETTITRGKFEELCSDLLDRLKTPVQNSLRDAKLSFSDIDEVILVGGSTRIPAVQELVKKLTGKDPNVTVNPDEVVALGAAVQAGVLAGDVSDIVLLDVTPLSIGLETLGGVMTKIIPRNTTLPTSKSEVFSTAADGQTSVEINVLQGEREFVRDNKSLGSFRLDGIPPAPRGVPQIEVKFDIDANGILSVTAIDKGTGKKQDITITGASTLPGDEVERMVKEAERFAQEDKEKRDAIDTKNQADSVVYQTEKQLKELGDKVPGPVKEKVEAKLGELKEAISGGSTQTMKDAMAALNQEVMQLGQSLYNQPGAAPGAGPAPGGADGPSESSSGKGPDGNDVIDADFTDSK is encoded by the exons ATGGCGTCTTCAACTGCTCAAATTCATGCTCTTGGAGCTACATATTTCGCTAATTCATCTTCTTCCACTAGAAAACCTTTAAAGTCTGTGTTTTTGGGCCAGAAACTGAACAATAGAACCCTAGCTTTTGGATTGAAGCAGAAGAAGAGCCGGGGGAATAACGGTGGTTATGCACCGATGCGTGTGGTGGCGGAGAAGGTGGTGGGAATTGACTTGGGGACTACTAATTCTGCTGTGGCTGCTATGGAAGGAGGGAAGCCTACCATAGTGACGAATGCTGAAGGACAGAGGACAACTCCTTCAGTGGTCGCTTATACTAAGAGTGGGGATAGGCTTGTTGGTCAAATTGCTAAGCGTCAGGCTGTGGTGAACCCGGAGAATACCTTCTTTTCAGTGAAGAGATTCATTGGAAGGAAGATGAATGAGGTGGATGAGGAGTCGAAGCAGGTGTCCTACAATGTCATCAGAGATGAGAATGGAAATGTCAAGCTTGATTGCCCTGCCATTGGCAAATCATTCGCTGCTGAAGAAATTTCAGCTCAG GTCCTGAGGAAGTTGGTGGATGATGCATCCAAATTTTTGAATGACAAGGTTTCCAAGGCTGTTGTCACGGTTCCTGCATACTTCAATGATTCTCAGAGGACAGCAACTAAGGATGCAGGTCGCATTGCTGGATTAGAAGTTCTTCGGATAATTAATGAACCCACTGCTGCCTCCTTGGCTTATggttttgaaaagaaaagtaacGAAACAATTTTGGTTTTTGATCTTGGAGGTGGTACTTTTGATGTATCAG TTCTTGAGGTTGGTGACGGTGTCTTTGAGGTGTTGTCAACTTCTGGTGACACCCATCTTGGTGGTGATGATTTTGACAAG AGGATTGTTGATTGGCTTGCTGCAAGTTTCAAAAGAGATGAAGGTATTGATCTTCTAAAGGACAAACAAGCTCTTCAACGTCTGACTGAGACTGCTGAGAAAGCTAAGATGGAACTGTCATCGCTGACCCAGACTAACATCAG TTTACCATTCATTACGGCTACTGCTGATGGTCCTAAACACATTGAGACCACTATCACACGTGGGAAATTTGAAGAACTATGCTCAGATCTGCTTGACAG GCTTAAAACTCCTGTTCAGAATTCCTTGAGAGATGCCAAGCTCTCCTTCAGCGATATTGATGAGGTCATCCTTGTTGGTGGTTCTACACGTATCCCAGCTGTTCAGGAACTTGTTAAGAAATTGACTGGAAAGGACCCCAATGTTACAGTTAATCCCGATGAAGTCGTTGCTCTTGGTGCTGCAGTGCAG GCTGGAGTTTTGGCCGGAGATGTCAGCGATATTGTCCTTTTAGATGTCACACCATTGTCCATTGGTTTGGAAACACTTGGTGGTGTGATGACAAAGATCATTCCAAGAAATACAACATTGCCTACCTCCAAATCAGAAGTGTTCTCTACCGCTGCTGATGGTCAGACAAGTGTAGAAATTAATGTCCTCCAAGGAGAGCGAGAATTTGTTAGGGACAACAAATCTTTAGGTAGCTTCCGGCTTGATGGAATTCCTCCTGCCCCAAGAGGGGTTCCACAAATTGAAGTGAAATTTGACATTGATGCCAATGGTATTCTTTCCGTGACTGCTATTGACAAGGGTACTGGGAAGAAGCAAGACATCACCATTACAGGTGCCAGCACATTGCCTGGTGATGAG GTCGAGAGAATGGTTAAAGAAGCTGAAAGATTTGCCCAGGAAGACAAAGAGAAGAGAGACGCCATAGACACAAAGAACCAGGCCGATTCTGTTGTCTACCAGACAGAGAAGCAGTTGAAGGAACTTGGAGACAAAGTACCAGGGCCAGTGAAAGAAAAGGTTGAGGCTAAACTTGGAGAGCTTAAAGAAGCAATCTCAGGAGGGTCAACTCAGACCATGAAGGATGCTATGGCTGCCCTTAACCAAGAAGTAATGCAGCTTGGTCAGTCACTCTACAACCAGCCTGGTGCTGCACCAGGTGCTGGTCCAGCACCTGGCGGTGCTGATGGACCTTCAGAATCATCATCTGGGAAGGGACCTGATGGAAATGACGTAATTGATGCTGATTTCACCGACAGCAAGTGA